Proteins encoded together in one Microbacterium oxydans window:
- a CDS encoding ABC transporter ATP-binding protein — MTGESSAAAEVLRLSGVDVVRGGRRILAAIDLTVRAGEHWALIGPNGAGKSTVLSMCGAQAHPTRGEVHVLGRQLGRVEIRLLRESIGHVNPRHPLRSPLTVREVVLTGATGTTELMNRWAPDPTILDRADRLIAMLGLGALEGTTWPTMSQGERGRALIARALLPDPALLLLDEPSTGLDVAAREQFLETLDLLHESQPGLATVLVTHHLEELPTTTTHAALIAKGRIVARGAADDVLTTELVTESFEYPIRIERRDQRWQARPGRVLVG, encoded by the coding sequence ATGACGGGAGAGTCGTCTGCAGCCGCCGAGGTGCTGCGGCTGAGCGGGGTCGACGTGGTCCGTGGCGGCCGGCGGATCCTCGCCGCCATCGACCTCACGGTCCGGGCGGGGGAGCACTGGGCGCTGATCGGCCCCAACGGCGCCGGGAAGAGCACGGTCCTGAGCATGTGCGGCGCGCAGGCCCACCCGACACGCGGTGAGGTGCATGTGCTGGGGCGGCAGCTCGGTCGCGTCGAGATCCGTCTCCTCCGCGAGTCGATCGGACACGTGAACCCGCGTCACCCGCTGCGCTCGCCGTTGACCGTCCGCGAGGTCGTGCTCACCGGTGCCACCGGGACGACCGAGCTCATGAACAGGTGGGCTCCCGATCCGACGATCCTCGACCGGGCCGACCGTCTCATAGCGATGCTCGGCCTGGGAGCGCTCGAGGGCACGACGTGGCCGACCATGTCGCAGGGAGAGCGCGGCCGTGCCCTCATCGCGCGGGCCCTCCTCCCGGATCCCGCCCTGCTGCTTCTCGACGAGCCCTCGACGGGACTGGACGTCGCCGCCCGCGAGCAGTTCCTGGAGACGCTCGACCTGCTGCACGAGTCGCAGCCGGGGCTGGCGACCGTCCTCGTCACGCACCACCTGGAGGAGCTGCCCACCACGACCACGCACGCCGCGCTGATCGCGAAGGGGAGGATCGTCGCCCGAGGCGCCGCCGACGACGTGCTCACCACGGAGCTGGTGACGGAGAGCTTCGAGTATCCGATCCGGATCGAGCGCCGCGATCAGCGCTGGCAGGCCCGCCCCGGGCGCGTCCTCGTGGGCTGA
- a CDS encoding FadR/GntR family transcriptional regulator, translated as MAQVRRAPLADQAAELLLERIRSGEWALGEKLPGETTLAPQLGVGRSTVREAIRQLAGRGVLASRQGAGVFVTALDAPEDWDAVLRKAGVVAVIEARIAIEAEAAALAAERRTPADLRAIRRALDQREAQRSDLEGHVDADTAFHRAVVAAAHNPVLLDLFDTFTPRLREAMIEMLRMRREFGGDEDHEAHADQAAAIADRDAVAASERSRAHLRALRDGLA; from the coding sequence ATGGCTCAGGTGAGACGCGCACCGCTCGCGGATCAGGCGGCGGAACTGCTTCTGGAGCGGATCCGATCCGGCGAATGGGCGCTGGGTGAGAAGCTCCCGGGCGAGACCACGCTCGCGCCCCAGCTCGGCGTCGGCCGCTCGACGGTGCGTGAGGCCATCCGCCAGCTGGCCGGCCGCGGCGTGCTGGCGTCGCGGCAGGGCGCCGGTGTGTTCGTGACCGCACTCGACGCGCCGGAGGACTGGGACGCGGTGCTCCGCAAAGCGGGAGTCGTCGCGGTGATCGAGGCGCGCATCGCGATCGAGGCCGAAGCCGCCGCGCTCGCCGCCGAACGCCGCACCCCGGCCGACCTCCGCGCCATCCGCCGAGCTCTCGACCAGCGCGAGGCGCAGCGCTCCGACCTCGAGGGCCATGTCGACGCCGACACGGCCTTCCACCGAGCGGTCGTCGCCGCCGCGCACAATCCCGTGCTGCTCGACCTCTTCGACACCTTCACCCCCCGACTGCGGGAGGCCATGATCGAGATGCTCCGCATGCGCAGGGAGTTCGGCGGAGACGAGGATCACGAGGCGCACGCCGACCAGGCCGCCGCGATCGCCGACCGGGATGCGGTCGCCGCGTCGGAGCGCAGCCGTGCGCACCTGCGCGCCCTGCGGGACGGGCTCGCGTGA
- a CDS encoding 2-isopropylmalate synthase, with the protein MTTTPFTRISTPAGPIPDQAPSWNRQRRSQMPSHRYRDVHSRVELPLTRRDWPSRRLTEAPLWVPVDLRDGNQALAEPMDPARKRRFFELMVSMGYKEIEVGYPSASQTDYDFVRLIAEGGIAPSDVTIVVFTPARRDLIERTVASIQGISQPVVIHMYTATAPAWRDLVLGHSREGLKELILAGGRDVLEFAGDMPNVRFEFSPEVFNLTEPDYVLDICDAMTELWQATPERPVILNLPATVEVATPNVYADQIEYMHRNLARRDAVILSVHPHNDRGTGIACAELAVLAGAQRVEGCIFGNGERTGNVDIATLALNLHAQGIDPMIDFSDIDEIRRTVEYCNRIDIPERHPYVGDLVHTAFSGTHQDAIKKGFAEHRARAIAEGRPERDIEWRVPYLPIDPADIGRDYDAVIRVNSQSGKGGIAYLLESGYGIELPRRLQIDFARHVQRHTDATGTEVTAAELWDVFDRVYLGAPDDAAPAPVSLRAYDTAESEDGSRTRITLDVEGREHTSTHEEGGPVEALTAALAAEGFPVDVVSLHQTSVGTGDDSDALTLLEHRTADGIEWVAGQGRSVLTASLSAVMAAARSVARILPEALPQR; encoded by the coding sequence ATGACCACGACCCCGTTCACCCGCATCTCCACGCCGGCGGGTCCCATCCCCGACCAGGCACCCTCCTGGAACCGTCAGCGCCGGTCCCAGATGCCCTCGCATCGCTACCGGGACGTCCACTCCCGCGTGGAACTCCCCCTGACGCGACGCGACTGGCCCAGCCGGCGCCTGACCGAAGCGCCGCTGTGGGTGCCGGTCGACCTGCGCGACGGCAACCAGGCGCTCGCGGAGCCGATGGACCCGGCACGCAAGCGGCGCTTCTTCGAGCTGATGGTGTCGATGGGGTACAAGGAGATCGAGGTCGGATACCCCTCGGCCTCGCAGACCGACTACGACTTCGTGCGCCTGATCGCGGAGGGCGGCATCGCCCCGTCGGACGTCACGATCGTGGTGTTCACCCCCGCGCGGCGGGACCTCATCGAACGCACGGTCGCGTCGATCCAGGGCATCTCCCAACCGGTCGTGATCCATATGTACACCGCGACCGCTCCGGCCTGGCGGGACCTCGTGCTCGGGCACTCGCGCGAGGGCCTCAAGGAGCTCATCCTCGCCGGCGGCCGCGACGTCCTCGAATTCGCCGGGGACATGCCGAACGTCCGGTTCGAGTTCTCGCCCGAGGTGTTCAACCTGACCGAGCCCGACTACGTGCTCGACATCTGCGATGCGATGACCGAGCTCTGGCAGGCCACGCCCGAGCGACCCGTGATCCTCAACCTCCCCGCCACGGTCGAGGTCGCCACTCCGAACGTGTACGCGGACCAGATCGAGTACATGCACCGGAACCTCGCACGCCGCGACGCCGTGATCCTGTCGGTCCACCCGCACAACGACCGCGGCACGGGGATCGCCTGCGCCGAGCTGGCCGTGCTCGCGGGCGCCCAGCGGGTGGAGGGCTGCATCTTCGGCAACGGCGAGCGCACCGGCAACGTCGACATCGCGACTCTGGCGCTCAACCTGCACGCGCAGGGCATCGATCCCATGATCGACTTCTCCGACATTGACGAGATCCGCCGGACGGTGGAGTACTGCAACCGGATCGACATCCCCGAGCGCCACCCCTACGTCGGCGACCTCGTGCACACGGCCTTCAGCGGCACCCATCAGGACGCGATCAAGAAAGGCTTCGCCGAGCATCGTGCCCGCGCGATCGCCGAGGGCCGTCCGGAGCGCGACATCGAGTGGCGGGTGCCGTACCTGCCCATCGATCCTGCCGACATCGGCCGCGACTACGACGCCGTGATCCGGGTGAACTCCCAGTCCGGCAAGGGCGGGATCGCGTACCTCCTGGAGAGCGGATACGGCATCGAGCTGCCCCGACGGCTGCAGATCGACTTCGCCCGGCACGTGCAGCGGCACACGGATGCCACCGGGACGGAGGTCACGGCCGCCGAGCTGTGGGACGTGTTCGACCGCGTGTACCTCGGAGCCCCGGACGACGCGGCCCCGGCCCCGGTCTCACTGCGGGCCTACGACACGGCGGAGAGCGAGGACGGCTCGCGCACCCGGATCACCCTGGACGTCGAGGGGCGCGAGCACACGAGCACGCACGAGGAGGGCGGGCCGGTGGAGGCTCTGACCGCGGCGCTCGCCGCCGAGGGGTTCCCGGTCGACGTGGTGAGCCTGCACCAGACGAGCGTGGGCACGGGCGACGACAGCGACGCGCTCACGTTGCTCGAGCACCGCACCGCCGACGGCATCGAATGGGTCGCCGGCCAGGGACGGTCCGTCCTCACCGCGAGCCTGTCCGCGGTGATGGCCGCGGCCCGGAGCGTCGCGCGGATCCTGCCGGAGGCGCTTCCGCAGCGGTAG
- a CDS encoding ATP-binding protein: protein MTNLTIGTVPGEPDTDVALDARRFNRHTFWVGQSGSGKTYALGVVLEQLLLHTELPLLILDPNGDYTRLRETRPTADDADAARIADMDIRVFRSGAGEGEPLHVRYVDLAAASKAAVLQMDPIADAEEYNALLHEEREAESFDARDMLPSLRGSGDPARVRLANRMENLQVLEWALWSRGAASVVDVIEERPRATVLDLGGFEHRAEPKVAALAVLEHLWARREERRPVLIVIDEAHNLCSPHPETAVERALTEQLVQIAAEGRKFGLWLLLSTQRPTKIHPNVLSQCDNLALMRVNAPRDLAELADVFGFASEGAIRRSAEFLQGQALFAGGFISAPTFVQMGERITEEAGGDVKVPLRAAG, encoded by the coding sequence ATGACGAACCTCACGATCGGGACTGTTCCCGGAGAGCCCGACACCGATGTCGCGCTCGATGCGCGACGCTTCAACCGGCACACGTTCTGGGTCGGTCAGAGCGGCAGCGGCAAGACCTATGCGCTGGGCGTGGTGCTGGAGCAGCTGCTGCTCCACACCGAGCTGCCGCTGCTGATCCTCGACCCGAACGGCGACTACACGCGGCTGCGGGAGACCCGTCCGACGGCAGACGATGCGGACGCCGCCCGCATCGCGGACATGGACATCCGGGTGTTCCGCTCCGGTGCCGGTGAAGGCGAGCCGCTGCACGTGCGCTACGTCGACCTGGCGGCGGCGTCGAAGGCGGCCGTGCTGCAGATGGACCCCATCGCGGATGCCGAGGAGTACAACGCCCTGCTGCACGAGGAACGGGAGGCCGAGTCCTTCGACGCCCGGGACATGCTCCCCTCGCTGCGCGGCTCGGGCGACCCGGCGCGGGTGCGGCTCGCCAACCGGATGGAGAACCTCCAGGTGCTGGAGTGGGCGCTCTGGTCCCGGGGTGCGGCATCCGTCGTCGACGTGATCGAGGAGCGCCCCCGCGCCACGGTCCTCGACCTGGGCGGCTTCGAGCACCGTGCGGAGCCGAAGGTCGCCGCGCTCGCCGTGCTCGAGCACCTGTGGGCGCGTCGGGAGGAGCGGCGTCCGGTGCTGATCGTGATCGACGAGGCCCACAACCTGTGCTCGCCGCATCCGGAGACCGCGGTCGAGCGCGCCCTCACCGAGCAGCTCGTGCAGATCGCCGCCGAAGGACGCAAATTCGGCCTGTGGCTGCTGCTCTCCACGCAGCGCCCCACGAAGATCCACCCCAACGTCCTCTCGCAGTGCGACAACCTCGCACTCATGCGGGTGAACGCGCCCCGCGACCTCGCCGAGCTGGCCGACGTGTTCGGCTTCGCGTCGGAGGGCGCCATCCGGCGGTCCGCGGAGTTCCTGCAGGGGCAGGCGCTGTTCGCCGGCGGCTTCATCTCCGCCCCGACGTTCGTGCAGATGGGGGAGCGGATCACGGAGGAAGCCGGCGGCGACGTGAAGGTCCCCCTGCGCGCCGCCGGCTGA
- a CDS encoding pentapeptide repeat-containing protein — MKAPGNAALSRRWTPDRLAALQEQILQQARIVKGPHRFDTEWPETDEGRLDLRGVKAGREGLQFRFLTLSRADFRHARGRLMFFESELSDCLFDSASLTGQPRFDRSFVRCSFRAASLKGLAIGPQVTDCDFTGADLRTLRSLPNTRFERCLFDGADLSGADFSDTTFTDCTFVDATFSASTTFTRCTFVNTSIAFGPARVTRSRREGEPLPDQWDGEERADAARAAYAQRYARAAAAGRADDLPLDPEAES, encoded by the coding sequence GTGAAAGCGCCGGGCAACGCCGCGCTGTCACGCCGGTGGACACCTGATCGGCTGGCTGCGCTGCAGGAACAGATACTGCAGCAGGCGCGCATCGTGAAGGGTCCGCATCGGTTCGACACCGAGTGGCCGGAAACGGACGAGGGTCGGCTCGACCTGCGCGGCGTGAAAGCGGGGCGTGAAGGGCTGCAGTTCCGGTTCCTCACGCTGTCCCGCGCCGATTTCCGTCATGCCCGCGGCCGCCTGATGTTCTTCGAGTCCGAGCTCTCCGACTGCCTGTTCGATTCCGCATCGCTCACCGGGCAGCCCCGTTTCGATCGCAGCTTCGTGCGGTGCAGTTTCCGTGCCGCGTCACTGAAGGGACTGGCGATCGGACCGCAGGTCACCGACTGCGACTTCACCGGGGCGGATCTGCGCACCTTGCGGTCGTTGCCGAATACTCGATTCGAACGCTGCCTGTTCGACGGTGCGGACCTCAGCGGCGCAGATTTCTCGGACACCACCTTCACGGACTGCACGTTCGTCGATGCGACGTTCTCGGCGAGCACGACCTTCACCCGGTGCACCTTCGTGAACACGTCCATCGCGTTCGGTCCCGCACGCGTGACACGCTCGCGCCGTGAGGGCGAGCCGCTGCCCGACCAATGGGACGGCGAGGAGCGGGCCGATGCCGCGCGTGCCGCATACGCGCAGCGCTATGCGCGTGCCGCGGCTGCGGGGCGTGCGGACGATCTGCCCTTGGACCCGGAGGCCGAGAGTTAG
- a CDS encoding DUF6389 family protein, whose protein sequence is MGTVEYRDALRAVLDSVSPSTAVRLSVLHRAATAGADGVLIDVFLDQDAEGPFGVWARLEGADSFSLDRQLGDGRELFSVIWGEEGWEPPVPPRPAGWSREQLEDAIVEAVAQWIDPLIPKGTPVLRWEVVTPDGATDPIPVGPHDD, encoded by the coding sequence GTGGGAACTGTCGAATACCGTGATGCGCTGAGAGCCGTGCTCGACTCGGTGTCACCGTCCACGGCCGTACGGCTCTCCGTGCTCCATCGCGCGGCAACTGCGGGTGCGGACGGCGTGCTGATCGACGTGTTCCTCGATCAGGACGCCGAGGGTCCGTTCGGTGTCTGGGCGCGCCTCGAGGGCGCCGACTCGTTCAGCCTCGACCGGCAACTCGGCGATGGACGGGAGCTGTTCAGCGTGATCTGGGGCGAGGAAGGCTGGGAGCCCCCGGTTCCGCCCCGACCCGCTGGTTGGTCGCGAGAACAACTGGAAGATGCCATCGTCGAAGCCGTGGCCCAATGGATCGACCCGCTCATCCCGAAGGGAACGCCCGTTCTGCGGTGGGAAGTCGTGACGCCGGACGGTGCCACCGACCCGATCCCGGTGGGGCCTCACGATGACTGA